The Humulus lupulus chromosome 3, drHumLupu1.1, whole genome shotgun sequence genome window below encodes:
- the LOC133825271 gene encoding uncharacterized protein LOC133825271: MGHALFLRPFDAIQGHDNYFVQRRDGIGKLGLSGLQKVTAVFRMLAYGVQEDATDEYIKIGESTTLESLKRFYHLVVDIVCIGNGKISQQLGEDNKPASHLFANLADGKAPPANYLIKGKEYNMSYYLADGMYPKWSTLVQSIHVPHTPKSNFLPMKQEIFRKDVERAFVVLQSIFAIVAGPKCLWNKKVLHDIITPYIIMHNMIAEEECDVNASIEERVEVPSPKVEMVGDDNARFQEFLARHRKIKDK, from the exons ATGGGTCATGCTTTATTCCTTCGTCCTTTTGATGCTATACAAGGTCATGACAATTACTTCGTCCAACGAAGGGATGGAATAGGTAAACTTGGGCTATCGGGTTTGCAAAAAGTAACAGCTGTATTTCGAATGTTGGCATATGGTGTACAGGAAGATGCCACTGATGAATACATCAAAATAGGAGAATCTACTACTTTAGAAAGTTTGAAGCGATTTTATCATCTTGTTGTCGAT ATTGTATGCATTGGAAATGGAAAAATTTCCCAACAGCTTGGGGAGGACAATAAGCCG GCATCCCATCTTTTTGCTAATCTTGCTGACGGTAAAGCTCCACCCGCTAATTATTTGATTAAAGGAAAAGAGTATAATATGAGTTATTATTTAGCTGATGGTATGTATCCAAAATGGTCCACTCTTGTTCAAAGTATTCATGTTCCACACACTCCCAAAAGTAATTTTCTTCCAATGAAACAAGAAATATTTAGAAAAGATGTAGAACGTGCATTTGTAGTATTGCAGTCTATATTTGCAATTGTGGCAGGACCAAAATGCCTTTGGAATAAGAAAGTATTACATGATATAATAACTCCGTATATTATTATGCATAATATGATAGCAGAAGAGGAATGTGATGTTAATGCATCAATTGAAGAGCGAGTCGAAGTACCAAGTCCAAAAGTTGAGATGGTGGGCGATGATAATGCTCGGTTTCAAGAATTCCTTGCTAGACATAGAAAAATCAAGGATAAGTAA